The Candidatus Woesearchaeota archaeon genome includes a window with the following:
- a CDS encoding signal peptidase I → MKINYKYLTIIEIQIILIFFLSIFTILNSATPIFIIQSDSMLPSIEVGDIVIIKNYEFEDLNLYLNKTIAFYNPIDNRIIVHRVIKINENNIYTKGDNTLFIDEYTLRKENILGIIISII, encoded by the coding sequence ATGAAAATAAATTATAAATACTTAACTATAATCGAAATTCAAATCATTCTAATTTTCTTTCTTTCAATATTTACTATTTTAAATTCTGCAACTCCTATTTTCATTATTCAATCAGACTCTATGCTTCCAAGTATTGAAGTGGGAGATATAGTAATTATTAAAAATTATGAATTTGAAGACCTTAATCTATACTTAAATAAAACTATTGCATTCTATAATCCTATTGATAATAGAATAATTGTTCATAGAGTAATTAAGATTAATGAAAATAATATATATACTAAAGGTGATAATACTTTATTTATTGATGAATACACATTAAGAAAAGAAAATATTTTAGGAATTATTATTTCAATAATTTAA